Within the Devosia lucknowensis genome, the region CCATCGCCGTTATAGTCGACGGCATAGCTCATGAAGCTCGAGGGCATGAACTGGGTATGGCCCATCGCGCCGGCCCAGGAACCCACCATCGACCCGGGGGCGATGTGCCCATCCGAAACGATCCGCAGTGCGGTCACCAGTTCCTTGCGAAAGAAACTCTCGCGATAGCCGTTCTCCGTCAGCGTGGCGAGGGCATGGATGGTGTTGTTGCCGCCCATGAAGCCGCCGAAATTGGTTTCCATGCCCCAGATGGCAAGGACGATCTCGGGCTGCACACCCCATCGCTGCTGCGCCCCTGCCAAGGTTTGGGCCCATTCGGCACGCATGGCCTGGCCCTTGCTGGCTTGTGCGGCCGTAACGCGCCGGTCCACATATTGCTGGACGGTCTGGGTGAATTCGGGCTGCTTGCGCGTCAGCTCCATCACCTGGGGAATGGGACTGTAGCTCGCAAACGATGCATCGAAGGCTTGGCGGCTCACCCCGGCACGTTGCGCTTCCGGCCAGAGGTTGCGGACGAAATCGGCGCTGTTGGCCAAAGCCGGCATGACGCCGCCGGCACTGACAAGCGCCGCCATCGCAGCAGCCATGGTGTATCGGATAAGCGAACTAGCGCCGGATCGGTTCATCTTGGGCCTCGTGCATACGCGCTACTGGAAGGTCACGGACGCGCCAGCCGGCCGCCGATAGACAGTCCTGCAACCGGACACCGGCTTTCGTCGAGCGCGCGTATCAAAGAATTAACGCACCCGATTAAGATCACCTTAAGGCAAACCGACTTGCCGATCACAAGCCAGTCATGCTGGAGCCGGCCCGGGCAGCGGCAGGTCTGGATCGCTCTGGCCGGAGTCGCGGCTAGACACGTAGCGCACCTTCTGGGTCGGGGTGTCGATCCCGCGTTCGGCGAAAAGCCGCATCAGAACCTCGCTGTAATAGCGCCCCGCGCCCCACTGCTTGCCGGCCAGGGTCTTGATGCGCGAGCGCAATGAGACCGATTGCGGCGTGATGGCGATCAGGCCCTGCAGGTCGAGGTCATCGAGGATCACATTCTTGTAGTCGTCGTTCTCCATGACGATGGCGAAGGCATCCCGCATGGCCTGCTTGGCGCCTTCGATATCGCTGTCATAGGCGATCTCCACTTCCGAAACGTAGAAGGAGAAACCGCGCATCATATTGGATACCTGATCGACGGAGGAAAACGGGATCAGGTGCACGGTGCCGGTCATGTCGCGGATTGTTACCGAGCGGATGGTCAGGCGCTCGACCACGCCGGACCGTCCTGCCGCCTCCACCACGTCCCCCTCGTTCATGATGTTTTCGAACTGGATGAAGATGCCGGTGATGATGTCCTGAACCAGCTTCTGCGCGCCAAAACCGATGGCAAGGCCCACAACACCGGCACCAGCCAGAAGCGGCGCGATGTTCACACCGATCTGGGCGAGGGCCAGCATCAGCCCGAAGACCACGAGGGCAATAGTGAACGCATTCTTGAACAGGTTCAGCAGCGTCTTCTCGCGCGCTGTCGGCACCTTGCCGATCGTCGTATTGAGCCGGTATTCGACCCACGACGCCACCACGACATGGAGCACGATCGCCGCGAGGATAATCAGCGCGGCCGAAATGATGGACCCGGCGACCGCCAGTCCTTCGTCGCTGCCGATCCACCCGGCGAAGTCGAACAGCGCCCAGGCCTGTCCGATGGCCACGATCACGGCGGCGATCACCACCCACCGCACGACGTTCATGACACCGGGCACGAACGACTTCAGCCGGCCCTCGAGCAGTGGCAGGCGCTTGCGCACGTCGTCGGGCAGGCTGAGGCCGGCCGTCACGAAGCGGGTGATGAAACCGATCACCAGCGAACCGATGACCACGGCGAAGACCGATTGCACTGTCGCCCCGATCATGAAGGGTAGCGCCGTATCCGGGTTCGCGAACCACACTACCAGAAGCGCCAGCAGGTAGGCGATAACCAGCACGTGCCATTGGCTGCCGATGGCATTGAGGATCCGTCCGAGACTATCGTGCTCGCGCCGCTCCGAGATGCCCTGGAGCCAACCGCGCACGTCGTCCTTGTTCTGCAGCACGACGATAATGCCGATCGTAACCGCAGTTGCCATCGCGAGCACCTGTACTGCGCTGCCCGCAGAGCGCGACACCATGCCGTTGAGCATCGGCGCCACGAACAGGAAGGTATATCCCAGAAGCGAGATGATCCGAGCCAACCAGAACGACCAGTAGGCGGCATTGCCGTCAGTCACCGGCACGAGGCGCAATGCCGGGAACCGCGGCACCAGCACCGCCCGCACGGCCAGCTTGCTCAGTTCCACCAACAGGAACGCGTTGAGCAGCAGCGACTGGTTGATGCCCATTTCGCCACTCGGTGTGGTGCCGAAATTGAGCGCCAGACCATAGCCGATGCCCCAGGCAAGAATGATACTGCCCGCATCGACCAGCAGCAGCACGACCAGTCCGGCCAGACGCCGGATCGGCCCGCGTCCGGCGGCCCCGCGCGCAATGCCCCGCCCGATCGCGTTGGCAGCGATCCGCAACAGGAAAAAGCCACCGAACAGGGCCAGGATCAGCATACCGATATTGATGGCGAATGCCCTGAGGGCTTCGCTGTCGGCATTCATCGAGCCACTGAAGAGCTGCTGCAGGTTCCCCAAGGCCTGCCCGACCGACCGCACAGACGCCGAGGCCCCTTGCGCGACACTGCGCGTATATTCTGCGAGTTGGCGCGCGATGCTGAGATCCTGAACGGTCGGCGCTTCTGCCGCGCTCTCGGGAGCGGCCTGCCTCAGCTGCTCGATCAGTGCGGCACGGCTCGTATCGTCCTCGAGAATCCGGATGAGATCATCGACTGCTGCAGAATTCGGGGCGCTGGTCGCCGAACTCCCTCCCCCTGCCGCCGGCGCATCCTGTGCAAGGACTGGAAAGACGAGAAGGAGCGAAAGAAAAAGGATACGGATCAGAAACATAGGCCCGTCAACGAACTGACTGCGGAGA harbors:
- a CDS encoding lytic murein transglycosylase is translated as MNRSGASSLIRYTMAAAMAALVSAGGVMPALANSADFVRNLWPEAQRAGVSRQAFDASFASYSPIPQVMELTRKQPEFTQTVQQYVDRRVTAAQASKGQAMRAEWAQTLAGAQQRWGVQPEIVLAIWGMETNFGGFMGGNNTIHALATLTENGYRESFFRKELVTALRIVSDGHIAPGSMVGSWAGAMGHTQFMPSSFMSYAVDYNGDGKKDIWNSVPDALGSTANYLKSFNWRPGETWGYEIKLPNGFNFAAARGMERAPLSQWQAMGITRVSGRPFPRATDIARLYMPAGATGPAFLLLPNFDVIKRYNNSDSYALAVGHLADRIIGGGSFATPWPTGDYALSKAQRGELQALLGRAGYDVGTPDGVIGPKTRAGVIAFQQSRGLPADGHVSGLLLDRLKR
- a CDS encoding mechanosensitive ion channel domain-containing protein; protein product: MFLIRILFLSLLLVFPVLAQDAPAAGGGSSATSAPNSAAVDDLIRILEDDTSRAALIEQLRQAAPESAAEAPTVQDLSIARQLAEYTRSVAQGASASVRSVGQALGNLQQLFSGSMNADSEALRAFAINIGMLILALFGGFFLLRIAANAIGRGIARGAAGRGPIRRLAGLVVLLLVDAGSIILAWGIGYGLALNFGTTPSGEMGINQSLLLNAFLLVELSKLAVRAVLVPRFPALRLVPVTDGNAAYWSFWLARIISLLGYTFLFVAPMLNGMVSRSAGSAVQVLAMATAVTIGIIVVLQNKDDVRGWLQGISERREHDSLGRILNAIGSQWHVLVIAYLLALLVVWFANPDTALPFMIGATVQSVFAVVIGSLVIGFITRFVTAGLSLPDDVRKRLPLLEGRLKSFVPGVMNVVRWVVIAAVIVAIGQAWALFDFAGWIGSDEGLAVAGSIISAALIILAAIVLHVVVASWVEYRLNTTIGKVPTAREKTLLNLFKNAFTIALVVFGLMLALAQIGVNIAPLLAGAGVVGLAIGFGAQKLVQDIITGIFIQFENIMNEGDVVEAAGRSGVVERLTIRSVTIRDMTGTVHLIPFSSVDQVSNMMRGFSFYVSEVEIAYDSDIEGAKQAMRDAFAIVMENDDYKNVILDDLDLQGLIAITPQSVSLRSRIKTLAGKQWGAGRYYSEVLMRLFAERGIDTPTQKVRYVSSRDSGQSDPDLPLPGPAPA